The genomic DNA GCACCCACCTTAGCATAaagtttggggggggggaaatgcaGAAAAAATCATAAGTATTGTAATGCCATatcctttaaaaatcaaaattagtgCCAAAAGTCCAtttgaaataaaaccagaaatttcAATAAAGACAGGATCAGTATCACTGATTGTTCCCTTTGCCTCAGGCTCCAGTATGGCACGCACAGCAATCCTGTTTCTCTAAGAATTCTGATTATTTTGTCCTTTGGGACTCTGctaagttttagtttttaaaatatttgtatctggATTGCTGAGTTTTTTGCCACTCCCTTCAATCCCGCGTGGAGGTGAGTACCTCCCTCGCCTGACCCTAGTGGGGCCTCCGTGAGCCTCACGTCATAGGAAGCGCAACAGAAAACCACTGCGCCCGGTCAGCGTGTCTGCTCCCCCGGGGAGGAGGGACCAGCCCAGAGTATGGCAGGTGCTCAGGAAACCCTGGTCCCCACCCACTCCCGCAACCCTGTGGCCCTTCCCTCCGGCAGCCTAGCTGGAAGGAGGCCCTGGCCCACCCCAGGGAGCCGGAGCGCCTCCGTGTCTGTTGGCCACACTGCGCTGTGGCTCCTGCCTCCGAAGTGCTCTCTGTATTCCCAGCAGGCCCCCCAGCTGTGTGCGGTGTGACTGTTGAGGTCCCTCTTGAGGTGGCTCCTCTAAGGCAGCCTTGCTTCCTTTGAGCTCCATGGCTGGGCTCCGCCCCGCTCAAGGGCCTCTTGCCCCGTGTTCTGCAAGTTCTCTGACTTACCTCACCCATCATTTCGGGGAGGCATCTTCTGGTCTATTCTTGTGTTTCCTTTCGTTCCCCCGAGGCCATCTCCTCTTGCCATAGAGACCCCCCGCCACCCCAGATCCAGCCTTGCTCTGGGCCCAGCGGAAAGAAATGCTTCCAGGCTGTATCCTGTTCTTGTTCCTCTCTGCCTGGGAACTGCCTGGAGCCTGAACATGCCTTCCCCACTCTAGTCCTCACCGGGTGTTCTAGCCCCTTCCACTTCATCTCACTCAGACCCTACCTTGGCACAGCCTCCTCTGACCCCTGCTCAGGTGGCACCAGCTGGTGTGTCCGAGCCTGGACTCCATGTGTGCTGGTGGCAGTGGAGGAACAGCTGGATGTGGCAGCAATGAGGATGCTGGTTAAGTCTCAAGACGCCTGGGACCCAGAGTGTCTCGAACAAATTTGATACGACGCCCCAGGCAGGTCTtttctctctgaacctcagtttcccccctaGTTGAAAGGAGTTGACCTACTGAGATCCCTTCCAGCTCTTAGATTATAtaaagaagtggtccaaagcacGTGCTCAGCAGAATTGTGATGATCTAGAGTGTAGAACCCACAGCCTTTTCTGCTCACAGGATTCTAGACTCGTGTGGACTGCCCCAATCGTGACAGGCAGGGACAGTGTGTGAGGTACCAAAAGAGATCACTCCCCGCAGCGTTAATGTTACCAATCAGGGTGATTCTGACTGGTTAACACTGGAGCAGGGAGGAGTCCGCCAGCCACCAGCCCTGCCCGCGGAATCAACAGACCTGCGATCAGGGGTCCCGCCCCAAGCGCGGAGCAGGGAGACTGCAATCTTCTCAGACTAGATAAGCAAGTGTCGACTGTTCTCCCTGCTTAGCTCCCGGGAAAGAATACCCACTGACTGCAGGGTGggcagatgttttaaaataatgtggtCCAAACTGATAATCAGCCGGTTTTACATCTGTGGCATAGCCCTTGATCCGAGGCTTTGCTGACGCCACACTCAAGGTTGTGTGTGTGTTACCCACAATCTGGAGAAACTGAGGACCAGCCGAGGGCAGGAAGTCACATTTCATGGCAAACACTGTGTCCACAGGGGGTAAATGCTGAGGGTCAGGCGTAGCTCTCTCGTGGACAACCTGGGGGGTCTTGAGCAGGTCGCCTCCCGGGGTTTCTTCTCAGCGAAGTGGGGATGAAAACAGCCCCTGCCACTCAGGGCTGTGGGGGACACTCAGCACAATGCCCCACACAGAGGGGCCGTGGGCGTCCTCCCCGGAGCATCCTTCCCTCTGGAGGTGGGCTGTGTGTCTGGCCCCGGGATCTCATGGTGCTCCCCTTGCCCCTTAGATCCCTTCTCTCCCATGTGACCGTGGAGGAGGACGATGAATGAGGTGAAAGAATCCCTTCGCAGCATCGAGCAGAAGTACAAGCTCTTCCAGCAGCAACAATTCACCTTCATCGCTGCTCTGGAGCACTGCAGGGAGAACGCCCACGACAAGATCCGGCCCATCTCCAGCATTGGACAGGTGGCGCCCCTGGCAATGGCCACGGGCGAGTGGGTGGGGTCACGAGGGACTTGCCAGGCTCCCAATTCCAGGGCCTCAGGAAGCTCCGTCCCCTCTCAagacaactgaggctcagagatgggaaGCGCACTGTGCCCAAATCAGGACCCAGATCCTAACTGGTGCaatgagtcattcattcattccccccccccccaccaccaaatATGAAAGTGAATATCACAGCGTTAAAGATGTGGGCAAGACTCAGCCAGCCAGGTgtaaatcctggctctaccacatGCCACCGCTGTCACATTGGGTCAGTGAGTTGAcctctcggagcctcagtttcctcgtatTATGTGGATCCAGTGAAATCATCCATGGGAAATGGGATTTGTCGGTGACCAGACAGATATGGTCCCTCCCATCAGATTCTGCTGGGGTTTGAGAAACATACTAAGCACATCCCTAGTCACTTTTGCAGATGTTTTTGTTCAACTTGCATCTCCTTGAGGTTAGCTGCTGTCAAAGTCACTTAGTAGGACTTGGAGGCCTCAAGACCAAATGAGCCTTCCAGGAAGTTAGGGGCTTGAGCTGCAACGTGGTCAGGACACACACAGGCCAGACCTGGGACTGAAAAGATAAAGGGTGACTACTCAGAGATGGGCTGGGAATGCGGTTCAGGGCTCAGAACTGCTTAGGAGAAGCAGGGTCTTGGAGAACAACCAACCCTTGCTGGCAAcatctttaaaaacttttctctAGCTTTTCTAAGATATCTCCCTCGATTTTCAAACTTGAAACGTGTTAAATGTATGGGAAAAAAAACACCCATATAACCTTCACCTAGATTCACCAATTTGGAACATTTAGCCCCATGTGCACAAGCATGTGCCCCTGAACTATCTGAAAATAAGCTGGCTACATCCCTTTTGCCCATCCCCCAGCAGCTCAGCCTTCTAAGGGCACTGGACAGGTTTTCACTACCCAAAAGTACAGCCCCCACCGCCGAGTCTACATCAGCGCTGTGGGACCCCTGCCGGTCTCCTCCTGCACAGAAAGGAGTGGCCTTCTTGCCTTAGGTTCAACCGAAGGCTTCTGGTAAGCATGGCCTTGTATTCCGACTCTTCATCTGGAGTGTTGACTCTGTCACCTGCCCTCCCTGAACCAGGTGTCCAAAGGCTGCCTGCTGCTCTGTTGTAGTTACAACGTGGGGCAGGCTCCTCCTCCTTGCTCCCCACAGCTGCCCCCGCAGGAGTGTGTGAGTCTAAAGCCTCTCCCCCCTTACAAAGCTGCTGTGGACCTGGCAACGCTTGGGAAGGAACCACTTCGGACTACTTGGGAAGCCATCCCTTAGCAACAGAAAGCAACTGGTTGCAGCACGGAAACCCTGGGTTAGACATAGAaattttggggtgggggtggggcaacatgtggccttctggatccctgagtgcatgcagccttttgactgaatccagacTTCACAGAAATTAAATCCCTTtgataaaaggatttgttctgtaaaatttagattcagcTGAGGGGCTgtacttggggatctggagggtcACATGTGCCCTTGAGGCTGCAggtgcccctccccaccccctactccACCATCAGATCACAGAGAGTAGAACTGTTTGGCTGTGGAATGGGTCGGTTAATCTGGCCTAGACCAGAGCCAGTTTCCCCAACACAAGATCAGGCCTCCCGGCCTGGCCCACCCACGAGAAGCAGAGTCACTGGGTGGCCCAGGGCAGCCCCGGAGAAAGAGTTTGGCGCGAGAGGGACCCATCCCCCTACCAAGGAAAAGAGCTGAAAACAGATCAGAGTATCGATATTTTTAGTTAGTACCTTTTATGGCTTAAGAAAGGTTTCCATACTTCTACATCTGAAACATATTCACATgggagttttaaagttttatttttggtatttaagCCCTTGATCCTTCTAGAGTTGACTTGATTTTCTTCACATGGATAATCATTTTCCCCAGCTCCACTTAGCGACCTGTCCCTCCTTTCTCTACCTTGTAAGTACAGTACAGCTAGAGCCCAGAGGATTCCTGTTCCTTCTGTTTCCTCAGTATGGGAGGCCCAACACAGCGTGGGTCCTCTAAATGGGACCATGACATGAAAAGTCAGGGAAGGGAGCAGTCCCCTTTGCTTGAGGAGGTGGCTGGGTTAAGTGACATGGGGACTGACAGAGGGGCATGGGCTCAGAGCCACTGAGTTGGGGCAAAATCCAGCTAAGCCTCTACCGTGGGTGCCATGAGCAGGTtgtttcacctctctgagcctccaacATTCATGAtactcatttgtgaaatgaagatttaaaaaggtATCTGTTCAGCGTGGAGGGTTTAGGTGAGGAGCAAGACCAGGCCTGTAAAGCACTTTGTGTGCAGCCTGGGACGCTTGATGTTAACTGTATACGATGGTCTGTATGTTAAAATGCTGAAGCATCGTTTTCATCCCCGCCATGGgtctgggagggtgggagggaacaGGGCGGGTGCTCCTGGATGTTTGCCCATAAGCCAGCCAGGGCATGGTTGGCATCTCCCCAGCTCACGCCATGTTGGTCTTTGCAGGTGCAGAGCTATATGGAACACTACTGCAACAACTCCACGGACCGGCGGATCCTGCTCATGTTCCTGGACATCTGTTCGGACCTGAACAAGCTCTGCCAGCGCTTCGAGGCCCTGCACTCGGGCACCCCGGTCACCAATAACCTCCTCGAGAAAGGCAAAACCCTTGTTAGCCAAAGCAACGACTTAAGCAACCTTAGAGCAAGGTAAGTCCCTTCTGGTCCCATTCTTGAGGCCTCGTCATGTGCCTGTGGGAGGCTTTTGCTGAGAGGGCAGTGGCTGCGCTTTTCCTCTCCTCTGTCGTGTGGATCAAATGACTACTGCCCAGACTGCCCCGAGCAGGAAACCCTAGTCCCCATGAATTTGCTGGAGTGACTCTGACTCAGTGAAACCTCCTCTTTAAAACTGGTCATAGGACCCGTCTCATGGAGTTAGCACCAAGCAAAGGGAGAAGGGGTGATAGAGCAGTTGTTCCCAGAAGCCCACAGAGGCCCTCACTGATACGCAAAGGAGCGGGTGCAGGAGCACCGCGACTGCAGGTCCTCCTCAGAGAACCCCCAGCACAATGTGCCCGAGGCTTGAGGCAGTTCTGTAGATGGGTCAAGGGGATGGGACCAGCAGGTTCCTCTGCCCCTAACCCAGGTCTCTACAAACCATAGGTTAGTGGTTCACAACTCACACCTGGGGCTCCCGGCCCACAAACCTACTAAACCAGAATCTCCGGGGACGCAGAGCCTAAGCATGGTGTGTGTCCAGTTCTGTGCCACCGTATGGTGAGTCCCTGGAGCGTGGGCTCAGCTGGCCCCTCTTGCCATCTTGCAGATACCCCCACGACGTGGTGAACCATCTCAGCTGTGACGAGGCCAGGAACCACTACGGAGGCGTGGTCAGCCTCATCCCCATCGTCCTAGACTTAATGAAAGAATGGATCGCCCACTCAGAGAAGCTGCCCCGCAAAACGCTGCAGCCTGTGAGTGAGCCCTGGGCACTCCAGGAAACCACGGGGAGAGCCACTCGTCCTGTCCAGACCACAGGCACCCAGCTTTTGTTCAGAAAACACAAGTATAGGCAACTCACAAGAGACAGGGGGAAAGACAAAGGATGTTCTAAACCTCCCTGGAGACCACCTGGTGGGAAACTGTAACTCAAAACCAGGGGCCTGCTCTGTGGAGGGGTGCTTTGTTATGGAATTTGCTTTCTACTGACTGATCCATTTTCTTTTGTGCCCACAGTCCCTGCCACTTACTAATTCCAAAAGAGATCAGCCAATATATTATTGAGaaactctctccctctcttgcttTAACTTCTAACTTTTCTGCCTCTAAGCGTCAGGCTCTGTGCTGATGAAGAGGATCCCCACTTATACGAGTTGCCCAAAATGTAGTGTTGGTAGAGGGTGTCCCAGGAAATCTGGTAATGAGGAAGGACACTGAGCTGCACCCCCAGGTCCTCTCTGAGCCACACCCACCACGGTGCCAGGCCTGGCCAACCTCCGGGCCCCAGCTTTGCAGTGAGCTGTCAAGCTGGAGGAGAGCACCTAGCTCCTTGCCTTACCAACCAGCCACAGCCATAGGCAAGGCACACGCTCTGTCTGCCAGACAGGATGCTCCCGCCTCCAGGATGAAGTGAGGGTCAGCATGTCGAAGTCCTCAATGTCTTTAGTTCTCTGGACCAAAGCCAAAGAGGAACAAAcccacctccttcccctcctttaCTTGGGAGAGGGGGACCATgccagaggctggaagaattcTGATTTTATGGCTCCTGTATGAGGACAATGTCCTGGTTTTCACATCACAGTCAACCCCCAAACATTATAAAATGTGTCCCTGGCTTCTGAACTTGCCCAAAGTAAGTCTGACTGTTGGTTTTTCCCTTCACAGGGGACGACTTAGCTTCTGTATTGTTGCTTCCTCAGGGAGAGACAGTCAAGAATAAAGTGTTCTACCACCTCTCTGACTGGCTTGGTTTCCTGGGATTTGTCCCTGAAAGAAAATCTATATTTCTCCTAAGACATCCAAGGACACTGGGCAATAGCCACACAAGCAGAACCACAAGCAGACAGCAGAGAGAAACCACTCTAGTCAGGTGCACACCCATGCCCATCTCTAGAAAGAGTCCACTTCTAAGAGGTTCATGCCAGCGATCCGCAGAGGGCCAGCACtgagacatttctccaagggtGGAAAGTCTAGTTAAGAGATCTATTCAGACACGAAAATCTGAATTTTCAAGACAAACTGAAACCTGCCTGCTCTGAGTCTTTGTCTCAAAGGAGTTGCTTCCACCATTAAAATGGGCAGAGCAATACTGATTTCCAGACAGCCAGGCAGAAAGCAAGCAATTGAAAACCACACTACAGACAGAGCAGACAGGCTGCTCCTTACGTGTATGTTCCAAGCCGAGAGATCCTAAACCAGGGTAGATGTTGACATTGGTAAAGGCGCAGTTTTCAGCCTTTTTCCAAAGCCTTAAAGGGCATGGAGAAGGTGGTGATGGTAGCTGCAACTGCTTCCTTGGCATACTCACAAAACACAACCAGCATGGCTCAGGGTTAGCGAGCGAGCTCTGGGACACCTGCCAGTGGGGTTCCACCAAAGGGACTAGAGGAAACCTTACGTGCTGGCCAACCACCAGGAATGCAAGCACCAAAGGCAAGGCCAGGGGCAGCACAGATTCTGTAGGCCCCCTGGTTTTGGGGCTTTCTCTGGTAGAGAAGTCTCAAGTCACCCTCTCCCCCACCATACACTTGGCCATTCTTTGGGGAAGAGCACGAATTTGAGGCAGATAAAGATAGAATTTAtgatactctggtttctcttcaaaaCGAATAAATCTTTCGCCTTTTACTAAAGATTTCCGTGGAGAGAAACAGTTATGAGTTGGTAACCAAATTTTTTGAAGTCTTGCTTAGGCAAggctaagtaaaaaaataaataaattaaaaaaaaaaaaagatagaatttaTGGCTGTGTGCCACATAATTTACCAGAACAAAACAGGCCTTAGAGACAAAAGCTTGACTCTATTATTTGTCAGCCCCTCTTCCAGTGACTCAAAGCTAAGACCCTCGTGCTTCTGTATCTCTGGACTAGTGCTGCACTTCACCTCTAAGTCTCCAAGGCCAGCATAAGTCACTCCAGGTCAACACAGCAGAGTAGtgcaaaacaataaatttttatttgttcacaGTTAAACACAAGCAACTGCCTTGACATTTTAGAACATTCTAAGAAGGACAGCAAACCCTTTTGATTCCAATTCCCATTCACTAAGATTGTACCATTTTCTCTTGCAGTTCATATTTATGGCATCTGATGTGGATTGTTTGACATGCTTTTAAGATCGAGGTGGGAAAGTTTAAACCTTTTGACCAGAGATGACTTTCTTCAATTTAACTAAGAGCAGTCAGTTTAAAAAACCTGTTTCTTTTCACTGATGGGACCCCTTCAAACTGCAAGTTAGCCACATATGGTTCATCCATGATTGAGTTATAAAAATTAGATTATGTCTTAGCAAAATCTGTTCCTCCGTAATATATTTGTGGTCCATAGAAGTCTTCTGAAAAGTGATCACTGATTCTTCCTAGTGCAAAATGCCTGGCTGCCTCTTTGATAAGCCAAAGTATTTGCTACACAGAGCAGCACCGTACCCTCCTGTCCAAACACTgtgtggaggtggggaagggaagggagggcttGGTCTGGGGGTTCTCAAACTCTTAGGGTCTCTCCTCTAAAAGATCTATTCCAATGGTTAAGCAGCCTACTTATCCCAGAAGATGGATAATTTTGTGGCattgggaaggagggagaaagctCCTCTGccttcatttactcattttaagACCAAAAGCAGTTGTGGGTGGCGGTGCTCAACTATCCCAGGCAGGTTTCCTTGTAGCTACAGCCACTCTTCTCTCAGGTGAGCACGTACAGACTGGACTGTAGGACAGcatggaaaaaatggaaacacaatcCCTTGGGCACATGGAAGGTTCCAGACAGGGAAAGGAGCTACGTGGGAACGAGGGTCACAGCAGCAGCCTAGGGGCCAGTCCCCAGCCTAAACTTGTTCTTTTACCTACAAACAAGAACTTAATCAAGTGCAATCAATGACTTTGCAGCGATCTGGGAGAAGGGTCAGGGGGCACGTGTCACACAGAACTCTGGATGTAAACATACACGAACATCTTCAGACTAGATACATTTCCCTAGTCATCGCAGGTCAACTTTAAAGCATGTACGTCGCAGAGTGAAGACGCAGCAGATGAGGAGCACCGACACGAGTCACCACACACAGGGCAGCTTTCTCCTCCACGAGAGGCAAGGCCTCCTGGGTGGGATGGGGCTTCTCCCGGGACCACTATCTAGGAGTATTGGTGAAGAATGGGCAACAGATACTCCTCCACCCAGCCCTGGACGGAGGCTTCACTCTGCCCAAACCCTCCTCCAGCCCGTTCACACTTCATCCTGCCCTGTAGTGCTTCCAGTGAGAAAAACCCAGTTTTCTCATGCAgtacttttgtctgtttttcagtTCTTTCTGGCTGCAAGTGGTATGTTCTagtatttggtagaattcacatTGGCTAGTCACGACATACTTCGGTTCTATTGTCTACACAGAAACACATACCCAGCTTTCTATTCTTAACTGCAAGTCTAGCCTCTGTGGTCCAGCTCACAGAGAGAGATCCTTTCAGCCCCACAACCATTTCATGCGTACTCCTCTGAACAACTTCTAGAGTTTTATCTTTCTCAAAAACACACTGGCAACTACACGTGCTGTCGCAGACAGGGACAGCATGAGAGCCTGGGACTTTGTTTCCTGTCGTTCTGCTCATGCCGAGTGATGTGCTGGCCTCTCCGGCCACGAGGCTggtgggctaatttttctaattgtcACTGGCTTCCAGGACCTCCAGCAGTTTACCTTCTATGAATAGTTTGGACTATTTCTCCCTAACCACAGCACATAAATTTTGGCTCGCAAAGTAGCTCATCTATCATCTCTCCACTCACAGAGCCTAATAAGAACCTTCTGCAGCTTATTCCCAAAGGTTGGGCAGTTTTCTCTCCTGAAAAACTGTTGGCAAACCTAGCAAGGTCactgcctgcccacctgccttaGTAACACTGGTCctagtacattttttaaaatctcttgatCCAAATGACCTTGACCTCCTACCTTTAGGTTTCAGTCAGTTTTTGTATATTCATGACCACATATTTCTTCCAGTTCCATAGTAAcaatttttatagatttcatGGTAGCACCCTGtcaaaagcttttgaaaaatccATAAAAGTTCTATCAAATAGAGATCCATGTGCTTATTTACCTGTAGGAGATTCAGGAACCCATTTTCTCCACGTCTTCCTGTCGCCCTCGCCCCCCTTATTGTAGTGCTTCTTTTAGAACAAATTCTGTGCTGCACAAGCAGCAGACTCCAGTCTTCTCGGGGCCTGGGCTGACCCTGGGTAGCGTCAGGTGGGAACGAGGGCAGGTTATGTGCATGGGCCAAACAGCTCAGACAGGTCTGCTTGCTCACAGGGAGCTGTGGACGGAGCCCATCCAATCCCGACAGTTACGATTACCAAGCTGCTTCGTCCGTTTCTAGACGGGCTCTGCCTTAACACTAACTGTTCTAATGCCTTTGCCCAGCCTGAACTGTCTCCCAGGAGTCGTTCTGCTACCACCTTTCCATCCTTGATCTACTCACTGCAGCACGATCAAGTGACCCAAGGACTCTTGTCAAGTCTAtcacttctaaaacaaaataaaaccttattATTGACCCTGGAGTCCATCACAACATAAAAGCCTAAATTTTGGGGTTGTGTAACTTCAACATGGCTCCAGGTCTCAATCCCCCAACCTTGGTTGAATAAAACTCACAGCCTCCTAGAAATCAAAGGCACCTGAACTGGAGCTCTCCTGGGTCACCCTGGTTGTAAAGGGACAGGCAGGGTGTAAAAATAcagggaagaaaggaggcagCAGGCAAGTGCCGAGGGCCCTGAGCACAGAGGCGTCTGAAAGCCTCTAGCCTGGGCCTCAGTCCACTTTACCATGctgcctcctttcttccctgtatttttttataccctgccagttttttaaaagtgtttttttcttttctacattggCATCTTTCCTTTGCCAGTTAAGGTAAGGCTTTAAGTGCCTGGTACCTTTGTTCTGTGGCACAGATCTCTCAGGCTTGAGGAGGGGAGAGCAATTAAAGCCAGTTTCAATAGTTAACCTAtgacattttttccctttctgcatTTGTTcgtattttccttttctaaaactgAACCAGGAAACCAGAACATACTGGATTTTAAGCTTTCCTTTGGACAAAGCTGAAATTAAATGTGTGGCATCACCAACACTCCACGCTGGACATCCAGCGGCCATGGCCAGACTGTGACAGGCACAGAGCAACTGGGGACATGCCCTGCCACGGGCTAGGAATCAGTCACAGCCAGGACGCTGCCCTGAACACTTCTCCTGCCAGTATAGCCATGGTGACATGAGTCTCTAATGGTCTAGTTCCCTTTAGCTAGGGATGCTAGAATATTTATtgccatatttaaaaaaagaaaagacttttacCTTCATGTGCTGAAAGCTTCCATATGCAGTAAAATTTCGTACCATTAcagtttcttttatctctttatgACTGAACCGTTCTATTCTTTTTACTAAAAGAATGGAAGCAGAAAAACCAAGATCATTGGCTCTTTCCTACCAACTCTCTCCTTGCCTCAGCTAGGAGACTGGGCACTAGGCAACAATTCTTAGGCTTCTAGCATTTATTTCAGGAGCACTTGTTGAGTTTGGATTCTCTGCCACTGCCAGTTTGCTGACTGGTGTCACCTCATGCTCTCAGGAGCATGTGGAGACAGCCCAGTGGGTACACACAGTCAGCCTTTGTCAAAATTCTCTCAGACTCTGCTTTACATTACTCTGCCATTGCTAACGTGGGAGAGTGTGACAAAATCAAGCTCCTTGGAGAGCTGGAATTGGTATGAAAAAGCAGCTCCCTTTTTGGTGGCCTAGAACCTACTATAATGAGACAACACTAACAGCCTGAGAAACAATGGTCACATAAACTCTGAAGAAACTCTTTGGACCTCCAGAGCCTTTCTGCTGTAGCATCACAAAGAAGCTGACATAAACAAGAGGATGTGTGAGCACAGAGGGAGGCAAATAGAGAAGAGACGATCTAGTGAGCTGAGACTGGCCTGAAGGTGGAGTTCCTTGAGCACAAGCGCTTCTCAGGCAACATCTCCAAGTGACCACTCCTTGCCTCCTGCACAGAACAGGTTTTCCCACCTACACACCAGCCTGTGGTCAGAATAGTACCAGCATTCAAGCaaacaccaaataaataagaggtagTGGGGGAAGAAGGGACAAGAGCTTTCCCAAAGGGTAAGTGTGGTCTCCCAGTGCCAGCTCTAGATTTTTCAAACAGGCTTTTGTTCACACAGAACTTTCTAGGAAGCTTATCAGAACCACCAAAAGAATGTAAGGGTGAATAAACCACTGTTTTTCTAGATCTACTGCTTTAGATGCTGAACTTCAGAATCAAAAAGCAGTGAAAACGTCTCACATGAAAGCTTTCATGTGGAGACAATCAGCTTTGCAGGCTGCGTCCTCCTGGAAGGGACGGAGCCAGACTTAGCTGCAATGCCACAAACTGCCTGGTCTAACCGAGAGCCAACCCAGTTATCTGAGCCTCAGGAAAGCAGAAAGTGGTGTGTTAGACTCAAAGATTAAATTTGGCCTCATATTGCACAGGTTCAAAGGACGCAACCATtgagggggaaggaagaaaataaagctacTGAGGAACGCAAACTGGCCTCGGATTAGTACACACTGCTAGGTAAATGGAGGAGAGGTTTGGGGGTGGGTCACAGGGAAGGTTAAGAGGCATTTCAATGCCAGATCCAAACACCATTCTGCATTCAGTCAGCTGTCAAGAGGACTCCATCCCATTTCCACCACGTGAATTTGCCACTCAGACCCTGGGACAGGAAAGCTTTGAAACGTGCACTCACGCCTCCTATTCTGTGCCAATAATACGCAAGGTAACACTGACCCTCATCCTTAGCTGTGCTCATGATGAGTCTCATTGTAGTCCATGATACGTAGCTGTCCAACACTGTCCGGGGTTGGGGGAGATGGGTGCGGGCCATCTAGGTTCAGGGGAGTCTTGGCTTCCACACCCAAGTCTTTGCCCAGTTCTGTCTTTAGGGTTTCAGAAAGGCTACTGATGGTCAGGCCGTCCTCATCA from Microcebus murinus isolate Inina chromosome 12, M.murinus_Inina_mat1.0, whole genome shotgun sequence includes the following:
- the SPACA9 gene encoding sperm acrosome-associated protein 9 isoform X2, with the translated sequence MNEVKESLRSIEQKYKLFQQQQFTFIAALEHCRENAHDKIRPISSIGQVQSYMEHYCNNSTDRRILLMFLDICSDLNKLCQRFEALHSGTPVTNNLLEKGKTLVSQSNDLSNLRARYPHDVVNHLSCDEARNHYGGVVSLIPIVLDLMKEWIAHSEKLPRKTLQPGTT
- the SPACA9 gene encoding sperm acrosome-associated protein 9 isoform X1; amino-acid sequence: MNEVKESLRSIEQKYKLFQQQQFTFIAALEHCRENAHDKIRPISSIGQVQSYMEHYCNNSTDRRILLMFLDICSDLNKLCQRFEALHSGTPVTNNLLEKGKTLVSQSNDLSNLRARYPHDVVNHLSCDEARNHYGGVVSLIPIVLDLMKEWIAHSEKLPRKTLQPVSEPWALQETTGRATRPVQTTGTQLLFRKHKYRQLTRDRGKDKGCSKPPWRPPGGKL